The Jiangella sp. DSM 45060 genome contains the following window.
ACCTCCCGCAGCACAGGCACCTCGGTGCGGCAGCGGTCCTGAGCCATCGGGCAGCGCGGATGGAAGGCACACCCCGCGGGCCGGGCGAACGGGTTGGCCGGGGCGCCCTGCAAGGGCTCGGCGATCGCCGACCTCGTGCTGACCGCCGGCACGTTGTTGGCCAGGGCCCGGGTGTACGGATGCCGCGGCCGCTCCAGCACGTCCCGCGCCGGGCCGCGCTCGGCGATCCGGCCCGCGTACATGACCACCACGTCGTCGGCGACGTGCGCCATGACCCGCAGGTCATGACTCACCAGCAGCATCGCCAGGTGTTCCTGATCGCGCAGGTCCGCCAGCAGTTGGAGGATGCGCGCCTGGGTCGTGACGTCGAGGGCGGTGGTCGGCTCGTCCGCGATGATCAGCCGCGGCTCGCCGGCCAGCGCCATCGCGATCATGACCCGCTGGCGCATGCCGCCGGACATCTCGTGCGGGTAGACGTCGATCCGCTGGTCCGGGTCCGGGATCCCGACCCGGTCCAGAAGCTCCAGGACCCGGCTGCGGACCTGCTGGCGCGCCATGCCGCCGCGCCGCAGGATCTCGCCGACCTGCCGGCCGACCGTCTGGATCGGGTTGAGGGCGGCCAGCGGGTCCTGGAAGATCACGCCGATCTCCCGGCCGCGGACCTGCCGGAGCCGGCGTGCGGCCGCGGTGAGGAGATCCTCCGACCTCCAGGCGACGCGACCCGCGGTCTCCGCGTCCGGCGGCAGCAAGCCGACGATCGACATGGCGCTCATCGTCTTGCCGCTGCCGGACTCCCCGATGAGGCCGGTCGTGCGGCCGGCGTCCACGTCGAAGGACACCTTGTCGATCACGGTCCCCGTCGTGCCGCCCGACGGCAGTACGACCTCGAGGTCCTCCACCCGGAGGAGCGGCGCTCCGGGAGCGAGGTGCGGGTCGCCTGCCGCGGGCGCCGCGACGGCGGACGAGTGCTGATCAGTCACCCGAGACCGTGACCTCGTCGAAGTAGGGCACGCCGTCCGAGACGGGCTCGAAGCCCTCGACGCCGGTCCGCCATGCGTAGGGCTGCTCGACGAACATCGGGTACATGCCGACCCCGTCGTTCCAGATGATCTCGATCGCCTGCGCGTACAGCTCCTCACGCTGCGCGGTGTCGCTGGTCGAGCCGGCTTCGGCGAGGATCCGGTCGAGCTCCTCGTTGCAGTAGCCCATGCGGTTCGCCGCGCACGTGTAGAGACGGCCCAGGTTGGTCGCCGCGTCGTAGCCCTGCGACCCGAGCTGCTGCAGGTTCATGTCCCAGTTCAGTGCCAGCAGGTCCTCGAGGAAGACCGCCTGTTCCTTCTCCTGCGGCTCGACGGTCACGCCGATGTCGGCCAGGTCCGAGACCACCGCGTCGACGAAGTTGCGGAAGTTGGCCTGCGAGAACTGCCAGCGGATCACGGTGTTGTAGTCGAACCCGGCCGCGTCCAGCGCCGCCTTGGCCGCGTCCGGGTCGTACTCCACCGGCTCCTGCGGTGCGTAGCCGAGCACGGACGGGCTGATCGGCGAGTCCGCCGGCGTCCCGGTCTCCGGGTACAGCGAGCCGATGATCGCCTCGAAGTCGACCGCCTGCCACAGCGCCCGCCGGACGGCTGGGTCCTGCAGGGCCGGGATCGAGCTGTTCATCCACATCGTGAGGACGCCCGGGCTCGGGACGGTCTCGACCGTGAGGTTGGAGTCGGACTTGAGCTGGGCGATCTGGTCGTCGGGCATGCTCCACGTGATGTCGACCTCGCCGGTCTGCAGCGCCGTCATCCTGGCCGCGACCTCGGGGATCGACTGGAACTCCAGCGAGTCCAGGGCCGGTTCGCCGTCCCAGTAGCCAGGGTTGGGCGCGAGCTGGAGCGTCGCCCCGGCCTCGAACGACTCCACGACGAACGGGCCGGACCCGACCGGAGCCTGGAAGAAGCCGTCCTCGGCGGCGGCCTGCGGCGTCACGAAGAACGACGAGATCTTGCCGAGGAACGCCGCGTCCGGCGTCGCGGAGGTGAACACGACCGTCGACTCGTCCGCGGCGGCCACGGTGTACCCGCCGAAGTTGCCGGCCAGCGGGCCCTCCCCCGCCAGCACGCGTTCGAACGACGCCACGACGTCGGCCGCCGTGACGGGGGTGCCGTCGGAGAACTCGACGCCCTGGCGCAATGTGAACGTCCATACGCTGGCGTCGGCGTTGGGCTCCCACGACTCCGCGAGCTCGCCGTCGAACTCCCCGGAGCCGGTGCTGACGACGAGCTGGCTGAAGATCGCCCGGGCCGCGAGCTGGGTGCCGGCGTCCATGCTCGCCGGCCCGTGCGGGTCGAGGTTCTCGATCGGGATCGGCCCGGCGACGGTCAGGTCGCCGCCGGCCGCGACGGAGTCACCGGTCTCCTGAGCCGGGTCGTCGGAGGAGGAGCAGGCAGCGGCCGCGATGAGCAGTGCAAGGGCGCCTGCCGCCGAGGCGAGTGGTCGCCGGGTACGGATGGTCATGCGGGAGTCCTTTCGTCGTTGGAAGAAGAGCGGGGCGGGCGCCTCAGTCCCGCTTGCGTGTGAACCGCCGGGTGAGCCTGTCGCCGACCAGCCCGATGCAGATGACCAGGACGGTGAGCGCGATACCGGGGAAGACCGTGATCCACCAGGCGGTGGCCAGGTGCTCCCGGCCGCCCGCGATGGCCTGGCCCCACGACACGATGTGCGGGGGAAGACCCAGACCGAGGAAGCTGAGTGCTGCCTCGGACAGCACCGCCGAGGCGAGTTCGATGGTGGCCAGGGCGACGACCGATCCGGTCAGGAACGGCACGATGTGGCGGGTGAGGGTCGCCGATTTGGACAGGCCCATGATCCGGGCGGCGTCCACCCAGTCGCGCTCCCGGGTCGACATCGTGATGCTGCGCGACAGCCGGGCGAAGCCGACCCAGCCGCCGACGGACAAGGCGATGATCACGACGTGCATGCCGCGCTCGAGCAGACCGGCGATGACGATCGCGAGCAGGATGCCGGGGAAGGCCATCAGGATGTCGACCGTCCGCGAGACGACGGCGTCGGACAGCCCGCCCGAATACCCCGCGATCGCACCGAGCGCGACTCCGATCAGGCCGCACAGCGCGACGACGGAGATGCCGATGATGAACGACGTCCGCGCGCCATACACGACCTGCGCCAGGACGTCGCGGCCCACGGCGTCGGTGCCCAGCCAGGCGGTGCCCGACTCCGTCGCCGAACCCGGGGGCAGGAGGCGCTCGGTGACCTCGGTGGCCACCGGGTGGTAGTCGATCAGGAACGGGCCGATCGCGGCCGCGAGCACGTAGATGCCGATGATCACATACGGGATCGCGGCGAGCGGCCGACGCCGCCGGCGCGGGGCGGGCGGCGCCGCCGGACCGGGCGCGGACTCGGTGAGCAGGATGTCCGACTGGGTCATCGGCGCGCCTCCAGTCGGATCCGGGGGTCGAGCTTGGCGTTGACGATGTCGGCGGCCAGGTTGAGGACGATCACGCACAGCGCGATCAGGACGGTGGCCGCCTGGACGACCGCGTAGTCACGGTTCCCGACCGCGCCGACCAGCAGCGATCCGAGGCCCGGCCACGCGAACACGGTCTCGATGATCACCGCGCCGCCGAGCAGCGTCCCGACCTGCAGGCCGACGACTGTCACCACGGGGATGAGCGAGTTCTTCACGACGTGGCCGGTCAGCACCTGCGTCTCGGTGAGGCCCTTCGAGCGGGCGGTCTGGACGAAGGCCTCCGACATCGTCTCGGCCACCCCGCTGCGGGTCATGCGGGCGACCAGTGCGGTGAACGGAATCGACAGCGTGACCGCCGGCAGGACGAGGTTGGCGAGGCTGCCACCGCCGGCGCTGGGCAGCACCTGGAGCTGCAGCGCGAAGATCAGGATGAACATGATGCCGACCCAGAACGGCGGCAGCGCCTGCAGACCGAGGGTGACCGTGGAGACCGCCCGGTCCAGCGCGCTCCCCGGCTTCTTGCCGGCGACGACTCCCAGGATCAGGCCGAGGACGATCGCCACGGCGGTCGCGGCCAGGGTGAGCTGAATGGTCGCCGGGAAGCGCTCGAGCACCTGGTCCATGGCCGGTCGGCCGAAGCGGTACGACTCGCCGAAGTCGAGGCGCAGGACGTCGCCGAGGTAGGAGAAGTACTGGAGCAGGAGCGGCCGGTCGAGGCCGAGGCTGTGCCTCAGCGCCTCGATCTCCGCGGCGGTCGCGTCCGGGCCGAGCGCCACCGTCGCCTGGTCACCGGGGGCGAGCCGCACGACGACGAAGACGGCGGTGACGACGCCCCAGATGGTGAGCAGGCCGATCGCCAGTCGCTTGATGACGAAGTAGCTCACCGCTGCGGTCCCTTCGGCGCCGCGGCGATCGAGTCGCCGGCGATCGGAGTACAGGCGACGTTGAGCTGCCGGTGCCCCCCGTCCTCGTCGTCCAGCAGATCGAGGAGCAGCCGGACGGCTTCTCGTCCCATCTGCTCGCGGTGCAGCGAGAACCGGGTCCAGTCGCGAGCGTCCTCGCCGAGCGCCGGGTCGCCGAGGAGGACCACCGAGCAGTCCTCGGGGATGCGGGCGCCGGCCTCCTCGGCGGCACGTTCGACGGCGACGATGGTGGTGTCGTCCTCGCTGGGTTCCACCAGCAGCGCGGTGATGCCCGCGGACAGCCAGCCGCGCACCTGGTCGCCGGTCACGGAGCCGACGTCGTCGACCACGCACTCGTCATCCGTGATCCCGGCTTCGCCGAGGCCCTGCCGGAAGCCGGACTCGCGGTCCCGGGTCGGTTCCTGCCCGTCGCTCAGCTTCAGGTAGGCCAGCCGGCGGTGTCCGAGCCGCGCCAACTCGCGGACCACACCACTGGTGGCGCCGACGTAGTCCGCCGCGACGTAGGAGAGTTCGGCGCCGGGAACCTCACGCCGGCCGATGAACACGAACGGGAAGTCCTCCTGGACCAATGCGGCGAGATCGTCGCGATGTAAATGGCGTCCGAGGAGCACACAACCGTCGGCCACTTTCAGCCGGTTGACGCCTCCCGCATAGATGCGGCGATCGCCTCCGGAACTCGCCGAGCTGAACAACAGCAGATCGTAGCCATACTCGGCGGTCGCCTCTTCCACGCCGAGGAGAAACGGGAAATAGAAGTCCCTCTGACCGACCGGAAATACGGGTTCGAACGTATAGAGCCCCAGCATGCGATTGCGCCCGCCCTTGAGCCGGCGCGCCGCCGCGTTGACCGTGTAGCCGAGCTCGGCGGCCGCCCGCAGTACCGCGCGGCGGGTGCCTTCGGCGACCTGCTCGCTCGCCGCGCCACCACTGATCACCAGTGACACCGTCGCCTGCGACACGCCGACGCGACGGGCTATGTCCACCTGGGTGGGTCGCCGTCGTTGCGCTGCCATCTGAGTCCTTAATACGTATTGGGTCTTGATGCGCGCTCACGTTACGGATCGACGGCACCTGACGTCAAGGGCTTGATTCGAAATGTGATGACGCCCTACGTAACGTGGATGGCACCGTCACGTAGCCCCCGGGCGCTGGACCGCGCCCGGACCGCGGCCCGGCCAGCGTGCGCCGCCGACGACCGTGCGGCGGAGGAACCCATCATTCGCCGATCGTGGCCTCGAGATCCGCACTGGCGTGTTCACCGGCTCCGCGAATTCCCACGCCCGCGGAAGTCGAAGAACCGTCCCGCCGACCGGCAGAGAGTGCGATCTCGGGTCGGCCGACGTGGCGCCTCACCCCG
Protein-coding sequences here:
- a CDS encoding ABC transporter substrate-binding protein; protein product: MTIRTRRPLASAAGALALLIAAAACSSSDDPAQETGDSVAAGGDLTVAGPIPIENLDPHGPASMDAGTQLAARAIFSQLVVSTGSGEFDGELAESWEPNADASVWTFTLRQGVEFSDGTPVTAADVVASFERVLAGEGPLAGNFGGYTVAAADESTVVFTSATPDAAFLGKISSFFVTPQAAAEDGFFQAPVGSGPFVVESFEAGATLQLAPNPGYWDGEPALDSLEFQSIPEVAARMTALQTGEVDITWSMPDDQIAQLKSDSNLTVETVPSPGVLTMWMNSSIPALQDPAVRRALWQAVDFEAIIGSLYPETGTPADSPISPSVLGYAPQEPVEYDPDAAKAALDAAGFDYNTVIRWQFSQANFRNFVDAVVSDLADIGVTVEPQEKEQAVFLEDLLALNWDMNLQQLGSQGYDAATNLGRLYTCAANRMGYCNEELDRILAEAGSTSDTAQREELYAQAIEIIWNDGVGMYPMFVEQPYAWRTGVEGFEPVSDGVPYFDEVTVSGD
- a CDS encoding ABC transporter permease — translated: MTQSDILLTESAPGPAAPPAPRRRRRPLAAIPYVIIGIYVLAAAIGPFLIDYHPVATEVTERLLPPGSATESGTAWLGTDAVGRDVLAQVVYGARTSFIIGISVVALCGLIGVALGAIAGYSGGLSDAVVSRTVDILMAFPGILLAIVIAGLLERGMHVVIIALSVGGWVGFARLSRSITMSTRERDWVDAARIMGLSKSATLTRHIVPFLTGSVVALATIELASAVLSEAALSFLGLGLPPHIVSWGQAIAGGREHLATAWWITVFPGIALTVLVICIGLVGDRLTRRFTRKRD
- a CDS encoding ABC transporter permease; the encoded protein is MSYFVIKRLAIGLLTIWGVVTAVFVVVRLAPGDQATVALGPDATAAEIEALRHSLGLDRPLLLQYFSYLGDVLRLDFGESYRFGRPAMDQVLERFPATIQLTLAATAVAIVLGLILGVVAGKKPGSALDRAVSTVTLGLQALPPFWVGIMFILIFALQLQVLPSAGGGSLANLVLPAVTLSIPFTALVARMTRSGVAETMSEAFVQTARSKGLTETQVLTGHVVKNSLIPVVTVVGLQVGTLLGGAVIIETVFAWPGLGSLLVGAVGNRDYAVVQAATVLIALCVIVLNLAADIVNAKLDPRIRLEARR
- a CDS encoding ABC transporter ATP-binding protein, giving the protein MTDQHSSAVAAPAAGDPHLAPGAPLLRVEDLEVVLPSGGTTGTVIDKVSFDVDAGRTTGLIGESGSGKTMSAMSIVGLLPPDAETAGRVAWRSEDLLTAAARRLRQVRGREIGVIFQDPLAALNPIQTVGRQVGEILRRGGMARQQVRSRVLELLDRVGIPDPDQRIDVYPHEMSGGMRQRVMIAMALAGEPRLIIADEPTTALDVTTQARILQLLADLRDQEHLAMLLVSHDLRVMAHVADDVVVMYAGRIAERGPARDVLERPRHPYTRALANNVPAVSTRSAIAEPLQGAPANPFARPAGCAFHPRCPMAQDRCRTEVPVLREVESGRFSACHLAEKVES
- a CDS encoding LacI family DNA-binding transcriptional regulator — encoded protein: MAAQRRRPTQVDIARRVGVSQATVSLVISGGAASEQVAEGTRRAVLRAAAELGYTVNAAARRLKGGRNRMLGLYTFEPVFPVGQRDFYFPFLLGVEEATAEYGYDLLLFSSASSGGDRRIYAGGVNRLKVADGCVLLGRHLHRDDLAALVQEDFPFVFIGRREVPGAELSYVAADYVGATSGVVRELARLGHRRLAYLKLSDGQEPTRDRESGFRQGLGEAGITDDECVVDDVGSVTGDQVRGWLSAGITALLVEPSEDDTTIVAVERAAEEAGARIPEDCSVVLLGDPALGEDARDWTRFSLHREQMGREAVRLLLDLLDDEDGGHRQLNVACTPIAGDSIAAAPKGPQR